A single Crateriforma conspicua DNA region contains:
- a CDS encoding hybrid sensor histidine kinase/response regulator, whose product MRLLIVDPRRSIRAAWTSRLGSHELELHEAADESEVRDVLDCNLMSAVMVPFPFDWCSEPSEFLRSIHDVCHHTIALTDGSKRQNEAAFALGVSECLSKHCGIEHLNALVERIRYVSDLEDRVVQAQKMEAVGELAAGIAHEINTPIQYVGDNTRFVRDACEDLMDVLTKCSDIVSDEQPSRDVAAIKTVIHDAMIQADFEYLIDEVPAAIRQTLEGVERVANIVRAMKEFAHPGVSEMVPTDLSKCIENTAMVARNEWKYVANLETAFDSELPAVPCLPGELNQVLLNLIVNAAHAIADRQGDTGSEKGRIEISTHRCGTAAEIRVSDTGTGIDAANVEKIFKPFFTTKAAGKGTGQGLAIAHSVIVEKHGGTIDVESKVGIGTTFVIRLPLGNTTEQGIQPAESMEKACVG is encoded by the coding sequence ATGCGCCTATTGATTGTTGATCCGAGACGGAGTATCCGAGCAGCATGGACCAGTCGGCTGGGATCCCACGAACTGGAACTGCATGAAGCCGCCGATGAATCGGAGGTTCGTGATGTTTTGGATTGCAATCTTATGTCTGCGGTCATGGTCCCGTTCCCCTTCGACTGGTGCTCGGAGCCAAGCGAGTTTCTGCGATCCATTCACGACGTATGCCATCACACCATCGCACTGACCGATGGAAGCAAGCGACAAAACGAGGCAGCGTTTGCGTTGGGCGTATCGGAATGTTTATCGAAACATTGTGGTATCGAGCATTTGAACGCACTGGTCGAACGCATTCGGTACGTGTCCGATTTGGAAGACCGTGTCGTTCAAGCACAGAAAATGGAGGCCGTGGGCGAATTAGCGGCTGGCATCGCGCACGAGATCAACACACCCATTCAATATGTCGGCGACAACACACGTTTCGTGCGTGACGCTTGCGAAGACCTGATGGATGTGCTGACCAAGTGCAGCGATATCGTCAGCGATGAACAGCCCAGTCGTGACGTTGCTGCAATCAAGACGGTCATCCACGACGCCATGATACAGGCCGACTTTGAATACCTGATCGATGAAGTGCCGGCGGCCATCCGACAAACACTGGAAGGGGTCGAACGCGTGGCCAACATCGTGCGCGCGATGAAAGAATTTGCACACCCTGGGGTATCGGAGATGGTGCCCACCGATCTTTCCAAGTGCATCGAAAACACCGCAATGGTGGCACGGAACGAGTGGAAGTATGTGGCGAACCTGGAGACCGCGTTTGATTCCGAATTGCCCGCCGTTCCCTGTTTGCCCGGCGAACTGAACCAAGTCCTATTGAATCTAATCGTCAATGCGGCCCACGCGATCGCTGATCGTCAAGGGGACACGGGATCCGAAAAGGGCCGTATTGAAATTAGCACTCACCGATGCGGGACCGCAGCGGAGATTCGTGTGTCTGACACGGGGACGGGAATCGATGCGGCAAACGTGGAAAAGATATTCAAGCCGTTCTTCACCACCAAAGCCGCCGGCAAGGGTACCGGTCAGGGCCTGGCGATCGCACACAGCGTGATCGTTGAAAAACATGGTGGGACGATTGATGTGGAAAGCAAGGTTGGGATAGGGACGACTTTCGTCATTCGGCTGCCCTTGGGCAACACAACGGAACAAGGCATCCAGCCAGCCGAGTCGATGGAGAAGGCATGTGTGGGGTGA
- a CDS encoding response regulator, with product MTESMGPKRQVLFVDDEPNVLSGLRRMLRCQRNVWDMHFAGGGEAALDVMRQMPIDVIVSDMRMPGMDGAELLTHVADRYPNTIRLVLSGQSEQEKIFRVIGPAHQFLSKPCDADRLIYTIERAVNLRAQLQDTALQEIISKITALPSLPEIYRDLVNELESDHASIDRVAEMIESDLAMSAKVLQLVNSSFFGLPSRVTAPKHAASLLGLNIMRPLALSASVFLQYESLDVDGFCLDHEIQHGLAVGVAARRVAECETDDPGVIDDTFGAGMLHDIGKLILAVHHTEAFADAIRLADARQQPLWQAELEIFQTTHAAIGGHLLGLWGLPNPVVEAVAFHHQPGSAPGGRFCPLTAVHVANNLIGLDVSCCETLGKCPESSPPQNNDMDFEYLESLQLKLRAEHWCNQMLAEAMP from the coding sequence ATGACAGAATCGATGGGACCTAAGCGTCAGGTGTTGTTTGTCGATGATGAACCCAACGTGCTTTCAGGGTTGCGGCGGATGCTGCGATGCCAACGAAACGTCTGGGACATGCACTTTGCCGGCGGCGGCGAAGCCGCGTTGGACGTCATGCGACAAATGCCGATCGATGTGATTGTTTCGGACATGCGTATGCCGGGTATGGATGGTGCCGAATTATTGACTCACGTCGCCGACCGATACCCGAATACGATCCGCTTGGTGTTAAGTGGCCAGTCGGAACAAGAGAAGATCTTTCGTGTTATCGGCCCGGCCCATCAATTCCTATCGAAACCCTGTGATGCGGATCGGCTGATTTACACGATTGAACGAGCCGTCAATCTGCGTGCCCAACTGCAAGACACAGCGTTGCAGGAAATCATTTCAAAGATCACCGCCTTGCCAAGCTTGCCAGAGATCTATCGCGATCTGGTCAATGAACTGGAATCGGATCACGCATCCATCGATCGCGTGGCGGAGATGATCGAAAGCGACCTGGCCATGAGTGCCAAAGTGCTTCAGCTTGTCAATTCATCATTCTTTGGCTTGCCCAGTCGAGTCACTGCCCCAAAGCATGCAGCATCGTTATTGGGGCTAAATATCATGCGACCGCTGGCTCTTTCGGCAAGCGTTTTTCTGCAGTATGAATCGCTGGATGTGGATGGATTCTGCTTGGATCATGAAATTCAGCATGGTCTGGCGGTGGGAGTGGCCGCACGTCGGGTCGCGGAATGTGAAACGGATGATCCTGGGGTAATCGACGATACGTTTGGCGCCGGGATGCTGCACGATATCGGCAAGCTGATCTTGGCGGTTCATCACACCGAAGCTTTTGCCGACGCCATCCGTTTGGCCGATGCACGACAGCAACCACTTTGGCAAGCAGAGTTGGAGATTTTCCAAACGACCCATGCTGCCATCGGTGGGCATTTGCTCGGCCTCTGGGGGCTGCCCAACCCGGTCGTCGAAGCGGTCGCGTTTCATCATCAGCCGGGATCGGCACCGGGCGGCCGATTTTGCCCGCTGACCGCGGTCCATGTCGCCAACAACCTGATCGGTCTGGATGTGTCGTGTTGCGAAACGCTGGGAAAGTGTCCCGAGTCGAGTCCGCCGCAGAATAACGACATGGATTTTGAGTATCTGGAATCGCTGCAGCTAAAACTTCGCGCCGAACATTGGTGCAACCAAATGCTTGCGGAGGCGATGCCGTGA
- a CDS encoding response regulator, which translates to MNKRVLLVDDDPNVLQGFKRNLRKHYELSLAVGPHEALATIRNEGPFAVVVSDMQMPEISGVELLARVREMHEHTVRVMLTGNADQKTAVDAVNEGCIFRFLGKPCPPEVLAKTLDAALEQYRLVTAEADLLSKTVSGSIRVLTQVLSLAMPEAFGLTQEARTLAREVGKQMNVQPLWELEMAAMLMRLGYVSLPAEIAKRYLRAEPLDGKLLALVDETPALGSELVASIPRLENVAALISRLNDPPSPQVPAASQILKVVGDFQRYRHDRSPLVALREMEGSPAYDPKILALVAEVVEATYRQVEVLVSQLTEGMVLEEHLLDHAGRILVAKGHEVHDSLIQKLKALCRSGNGVQEPILVRTLAPVPDRQPETEAVGIG; encoded by the coding sequence GTGAACAAAAGAGTGCTGTTGGTCGACGATGACCCCAATGTCCTGCAAGGCTTCAAACGCAACCTTCGAAAGCATTATGAGCTTTCGCTGGCCGTCGGGCCGCATGAAGCCTTGGCGACAATTCGGAACGAAGGTCCCTTCGCCGTGGTGGTTTCAGACATGCAGATGCCGGAAATCAGCGGCGTCGAACTGCTCGCCCGTGTCCGCGAAATGCACGAACACACTGTTCGCGTGATGTTGACCGGCAATGCAGATCAAAAGACGGCCGTCGATGCGGTGAACGAAGGATGCATTTTTCGATTCCTGGGCAAGCCATGTCCGCCGGAAGTTTTGGCCAAAACGCTGGACGCGGCTTTGGAACAGTATCGTTTGGTGACCGCCGAAGCCGACCTGCTAAGCAAGACCGTCTCTGGAAGCATTCGAGTGCTGACTCAAGTGCTTTCGTTGGCCATGCCCGAAGCGTTTGGTCTGACCCAGGAAGCGCGAACGTTGGCACGCGAAGTCGGTAAGCAGATGAACGTGCAACCGCTGTGGGAGCTGGAAATGGCCGCGATGCTGATGCGTCTGGGCTACGTTTCTTTGCCTGCAGAGATCGCAAAACGATATCTGCGGGCCGAGCCGCTGGATGGAAAACTGCTGGCACTGGTGGATGAAACCCCAGCATTGGGCAGCGAATTGGTTGCGTCCATTCCAAGACTTGAAAACGTCGCCGCGTTGATTTCCCGATTGAACGACCCGCCATCACCACAGGTGCCGGCGGCATCGCAAATTCTGAAGGTCGTCGGTGACTTTCAGCGGTATCGGCATGATCGATCACCCTTGGTCGCGCTACGTGAAATGGAAGGCTCACCGGCCTATGACCCCAAGATCCTGGCACTCGTAGCCGAAGTCGTCGAAGCCACCTATCGACAAGTCGAAGTCTTGGTTTCGCAATTGACCGAAGGGATGGTTCTGGAGGAACACTTGCTGGACCACGCCGGCCGAATCTTGGTCGCCAAGGGACACGAAGTCCACGATTCACTGATTCAAAAGCTGAAGGCCCTCTGTCGATCGGGCAACGGTGTGCAAGAACCGATCTTGGTGCGAACCCTTGCTCCCGTTCCCGATCGCCAACCGGAAACCGAAGCGGTGGGAATCGGTTGA
- a CDS encoding response regulator yields the protein MTNLLFVDDDMNLLRGLRRSLRDQPYFLHVANSADQAMKLFKHRVFDVAVVDQRLDHICGLELLAWIRQHHPKTIRLMLTGHANVHVAQDAINRGGVFRFLTKPIRDVELAIAIREGLESREAANENNESHHSLADHAVST from the coding sequence ATGACCAACCTACTATTCGTCGACGATGACATGAATCTGTTGCGGGGGCTGCGACGCAGTCTGCGGGACCAACCGTACTTCTTGCATGTCGCCAATTCGGCAGACCAAGCGATGAAGTTGTTCAAACATCGCGTTTTTGATGTCGCCGTGGTGGACCAGCGTCTGGACCACATATGCGGCTTAGAACTGCTGGCTTGGATTCGTCAGCATCATCCCAAGACGATTCGTTTGATGTTGACCGGGCATGCAAACGTGCACGTCGCCCAGGACGCAATCAATCGTGGCGGCGTTTTCCGGTTCCTGACCAAACCGATTCGTGATGTGGAACTGGCCATTGCAATTCGCGAAGGCTTGGAATCGCGCGAAGCGGCAAATGAGAACAATGAATCACACCACAGCTTGGCCGACCATGCTGTGTCGACCTGA
- a CDS encoding response regulator encodes MIRTLVVDDSKFMARAMKTSLQEMGFEVVGVGHDGFEGLDQFKQQRPDVTLLDVTMPNMDGVECLQKILEIDAEARVVMLSAIRDAAVIEQCMYAGAFEFLQKPIRPNSPADLSRLCSTLEKAVEKAC; translated from the coding sequence ATGATTCGCACCCTTGTCGTTGACGATAGCAAGTTTATGGCGCGTGCCATGAAGACTTCGCTTCAAGAAATGGGCTTCGAAGTCGTCGGCGTTGGCCACGATGGATTCGAAGGCCTGGATCAGTTCAAACAACAACGACCCGACGTGACCCTGTTGGATGTCACCATGCCGAACATGGACGGCGTCGAATGCCTGCAGAAGATTTTGGAAATCGATGCCGAGGCCCGTGTCGTGATGCTCTCCGCGATCCGCGACGCTGCGGTGATTGAACAATGCATGTACGCGGGGGCGTTCGAGTTTTTGCAGAAGCCGATTCGCCCCAACAGTCCGGCGGATCTGTCTCGCCTGTGCTCCACACTGGAAAAAGCTGTAGAGAAGGCCTGCTGA
- a CDS encoding ATP-binding protein yields MEIVNTHTELFAGVAARTLGEMFGISQPTIRSVTETDSVNTDKTFIVSIYYTGSVYGEYLLAMDEQTAANVIGICEQISDDNRDAIREDLCDAMSETLNTIVGESIVTLQQTYTKLTITSPRIYFGCIRYPKFRTGRCVLKTEHGPIECHFCLDLMRLDLAASYSQAMDSLIEVNAKLKEANEHLAEQQAQLVHSAKMASVGLLASGVAHEINSPLFFVDANLTTLNDYIEVIESTLQLYESLCATLIKQSNAGNDVIKGMQLEAQTQDMEFVIDDTKELVKETRDGVTRIKGIVQGLKDFSHVDRCGHVVNNVKDIVVNTLQLISSQLPDGCDVQCELAELPSTVCNAGEVGQAIAGVVLNASQAMPTGGTVRLSATADDTTISVVVEDEGVGIPPSDIEHIFEPFFTTKQVGEGTGLGLSIAYGIFEKHMGSITIESQVDLGTKVTMRLPVHQKTAACE; encoded by the coding sequence ATGGAAATCGTCAACACACACACCGAACTGTTTGCCGGCGTTGCTGCACGTACGCTTGGCGAGATGTTCGGGATCAGCCAACCGACCATTCGATCGGTGACCGAAACCGATTCGGTGAACACCGACAAGACGTTCATCGTCTCGATCTACTACACCGGCAGCGTTTACGGCGAATACTTGTTGGCCATGGACGAACAAACCGCGGCAAACGTGATCGGTATCTGCGAACAGATTAGCGACGACAATCGCGATGCCATCCGAGAAGACCTGTGTGATGCGATGTCGGAGACGCTGAACACCATCGTGGGTGAAAGCATCGTGACATTGCAGCAGACCTACACCAAGCTGACCATCACGTCGCCGCGAATCTATTTTGGGTGCATTCGTTATCCCAAATTCCGCACCGGGCGATGCGTTTTGAAAACGGAACATGGCCCCATCGAGTGCCACTTCTGCTTGGATTTGATGCGACTGGACTTGGCTGCATCCTATTCCCAGGCGATGGATTCGTTGATCGAAGTCAACGCGAAGCTGAAGGAAGCGAATGAGCACTTGGCCGAACAGCAAGCACAGTTGGTGCACTCTGCAAAGATGGCGTCAGTGGGGCTGTTGGCGTCGGGAGTCGCACATGAAATCAACAGCCCACTGTTTTTTGTCGATGCCAACCTGACCACGTTGAATGATTACATCGAAGTCATCGAGTCCACGTTACAACTGTATGAATCGTTGTGCGCGACGTTGATCAAGCAAAGCAACGCGGGCAACGATGTCATCAAGGGAATGCAATTGGAAGCTCAGACCCAAGACATGGAATTCGTAATCGACGATACCAAAGAATTGGTTAAAGAGACTCGTGACGGCGTCACTCGGATCAAAGGCATTGTCCAAGGCTTGAAGGATTTTTCACACGTGGATCGCTGCGGGCACGTGGTCAACAATGTGAAAGATATTGTGGTGAATACGTTGCAGTTGATCTCAAGCCAATTACCCGATGGGTGCGATGTCCAGTGCGAATTGGCCGAATTGCCGTCCACCGTGTGTAACGCGGGCGAAGTGGGCCAAGCGATCGCTGGGGTGGTATTGAACGCCAGCCAAGCGATGCCGACCGGCGGGACCGTTCGATTATCGGCCACCGCCGACGACACAACCATCAGCGTCGTCGTCGAAGACGAAGGTGTCGGCATTCCACCCTCAGACATTGAACACATCTTTGAACCCTTCTTTACGACCAAACAGGTCGGCGAAGGGACCGGGTTGGGGCTGTCGATCGCCTACGGGATCTTCGAAAAACATATGGGGTCGATCACCATCGAAAGCCAAGTGGATCTGGGGACGAAAGTGACGATGCGTTTGCCGGTGCATCAAAAGACAGCTGCCTGTGAATAG
- a CDS encoding BLUF domain-containing protein, whose product MTGGLAFDELENTMEMNLCDHPSDMTQLVYVSAATVAFSDEDLETLLAQSRRNNAGIDVSGVLLFHEGTFLQVLEGMPDAVDRLYQKIARDNRHDNVLLLSSRTITERNFGQWSMGFLSGLNTLEELPGFVDFFRGQRLTDLNGDSKRVSQILDGFRRGRWRRSLSGTDDRQPGPDRLATTS is encoded by the coding sequence ATGACTGGCGGACTTGCCTTCGATGAATTGGAGAACACGATGGAAATGAATCTTTGCGATCACCCAAGCGACATGACGCAACTGGTCTACGTCAGTGCCGCGACGGTTGCGTTTTCCGATGAAGACCTGGAAACGCTTTTGGCCCAGTCGCGACGCAATAACGCCGGTATCGACGTTTCCGGCGTGCTGTTGTTCCATGAAGGGACGTTCTTGCAGGTTTTGGAAGGGATGCCAGACGCCGTGGATCGGCTGTATCAGAAGATTGCTCGTGATAACAGGCACGACAATGTTTTGTTGCTGTCGTCAAGAACGATCACCGAACGAAATTTCGGTCAATGGAGTATGGGGTTTCTGAGTGGCTTGAACACGCTGGAAGAACTGCCCGGCTTTGTCGATTTCTTTCGAGGTCAACGATTGACCGATCTCAACGGCGACAGCAAACGTGTGTCGCAGATACTGGATGGCTTTCGAAGGGGACGCTGGCGACGCAGTCTTTCCGGGACCGACGACCGGCAACCCGGTCCAGATCGTCTCGCAACGACATCGTAA
- a CDS encoding heme NO-binding domain-containing protein — translation MKGIVFTELIEMVEDDLGIEIADRVISTSGTSNEGAYTAVGSYDHAELIQLVLALSDQTGVPVPELVQTFGRHLFKRFSQLYPQFFEHAQSAFDFLPLVETYIHVEVRKLYPDAELPTFDCGIHEGTLTMHYQSSRPFADLAEGLVRACVDHFGDEVMVVREDLGDGNGTEACFCLTPVEQHRHGEVQAYV, via the coding sequence ATGAAGGGCATTGTATTTACCGAACTGATCGAGATGGTCGAAGACGATCTGGGAATCGAGATCGCGGATCGAGTGATTTCCACGTCAGGGACATCGAACGAGGGTGCCTACACCGCCGTCGGCAGCTATGACCATGCCGAGTTGATTCAACTGGTCCTGGCTCTGTCGGATCAGACAGGAGTTCCCGTTCCGGAGTTGGTGCAGACTTTTGGGCGGCATTTGTTCAAGCGTTTTTCGCAACTGTATCCACAGTTCTTCGAACACGCACAGTCCGCCTTCGATTTTCTGCCGCTGGTGGAAACCTATATCCATGTGGAGGTGCGAAAACTGTACCCCGATGCGGAACTGCCCACCTTCGACTGCGGGATTCATGAAGGAACCTTGACGATGCACTATCAATCTTCGCGACCATTCGCCGACTTGGCGGAGGGATTGGTCCGTGCGTGTGTGGATCACTTCGGTGATGAAGTGATGGTGGTGCGCGAAGACTTGGGGGACGGTAATGGGACCGAAGCGTGCTTCTGTTTGACGCCCGTCGAGCAACATCGTCATGGTGAAGTTCAGGCGTATGTCTGA
- a CDS encoding sensor histidine kinase has translation MSDDPLLQRRFERERKARKEAERLLEQKSIEIFHANQRLDGLARQTRAIVETAAEGIVTYSHDGQIDLFNRSAARIFERDDANDIGIRQLFKTTQDLEQVLFPQQSNWSPIEGAHDAEPVEIQGVTQSGRQFCAEVAISRSGAGDDSQYTMLVRDLTRKKTLEARLAQAQKMESVGQLAAGIAHEINTPIQFVNDNMLFLEGAFGDLGKLLDLFDLLAKRIENGEAADDLIETIRTEQELVDLPFLRSEFPGAIAQSLEGVQRVATIVRAMKEFSQNSTENKTATQLNRMIENSLTVIRNQADQIATIETELDPEVGDVVCLSGPVSQCLLNVINNSLEAIQEQGSSQIGCVRVSSHAQAEAVEIRVQDNGPGVPAKIRDRIFEPFFTTKEVGKGMGQGLSFVYDTIVTKHGGEIDIEPVPCGGTCVRMRLPTANGVSG, from the coding sequence ATGTCTGATGATCCTCTACTCCAACGACGTTTCGAGCGTGAACGCAAGGCTCGCAAAGAAGCCGAACGTCTGTTGGAACAAAAATCGATCGAAATCTTCCACGCGAACCAACGACTGGATGGTTTAGCGAGGCAAACCCGTGCCATTGTGGAAACCGCCGCGGAGGGAATCGTCACCTATTCGCACGACGGTCAGATTGATCTGTTCAATCGCTCGGCCGCAAGGATCTTCGAACGCGATGACGCGAACGACATCGGCATTCGCCAGTTGTTCAAGACGACGCAGGATCTTGAACAGGTTCTTTTTCCTCAACAGTCTAATTGGTCGCCTATCGAAGGTGCCCATGATGCTGAACCCGTCGAAATTCAAGGCGTCACGCAGAGCGGCCGACAGTTTTGTGCTGAAGTCGCCATCAGCCGAAGCGGTGCGGGTGACGATTCGCAATACACGATGCTGGTACGTGACCTGACACGCAAAAAGACATTGGAAGCCCGCTTGGCTCAAGCCCAAAAAATGGAATCGGTCGGCCAGTTGGCGGCGGGGATTGCACACGAGATCAATACGCCCATTCAGTTTGTCAATGACAACATGTTGTTTCTGGAGGGTGCTTTCGGGGACCTCGGAAAGTTGCTGGATCTGTTCGATCTTCTGGCCAAGCGTATCGAGAACGGTGAGGCGGCAGACGATTTGATCGAGACGATTCGAACGGAACAGGAGTTGGTGGACCTTCCGTTCTTGCGAAGCGAGTTTCCCGGCGCGATTGCCCAGTCGCTGGAAGGAGTTCAACGGGTGGCGACCATCGTTCGTGCCATGAAGGAGTTTTCGCAAAACTCCACTGAAAACAAGACGGCAACTCAGTTGAACCGAATGATCGAAAACTCACTGACCGTGATACGCAACCAAGCCGACCAGATCGCGACCATTGAAACAGAATTGGATCCCGAGGTTGGTGACGTGGTTTGTTTGTCCGGTCCGGTCAGCCAATGTCTTTTGAACGTGATCAACAATTCATTGGAGGCGATTCAGGAACAGGGATCGTCCCAGATCGGATGCGTTCGTGTTTCCAGTCACGCCCAGGCCGAGGCGGTGGAGATTCGGGTGCAAGACAACGGGCCCGGCGTGCCCGCGAAGATCCGCGACCGAATTTTTGAACCATTTTTCACCACAAAGGAAGTCGGCAAGGGGATGGGGCAAGGCCTGTCGTTTGTTTATGACACCATCGTGACCAAGCACGGCGGCGAAATTGATATCGAACCCGTTCCGTGTGGCGGTACCTGTGTCCGAATGCGATTGCCCACCGCGAACGGTGTGTCTGGATAG
- a CDS encoding sulfatase-like hydrolase/transferase: MSGRNAVSQPVLLALLNFDARAMPSDSPDSEHFEKMTTQMRAFLIVACVLCLSAAHANAEQQEPKSKPNIIIVFADDISAREFPIYGSSVWTKEKGVDTSDRAFRAATPVLDQMAQEGCWIKTAWASVVCSPSRAMMMTGRYAHLHKWWQNSYKGRYIDENGKETTWPLYMSSPLQIGHVAQRAGYGTYWAGKTQMAGDLREYGFDQGCFTPGSLADKDNPYTDFKLVQRVVDGEKLIFNADTGKPIDTYLQHGWYFYPHVRLMNHDDQEFQWWPNTDESREAFGPGTYGPDVELDFIFDFMDRQHSKGQPFFVYHTTHLGHGAFDWLNPTNGQCWPGTPVVQWDGDKYTRTEPRITGDDGVYDTHGTVTETGIQSHIEYLDYQMWLYRNRLREMGIADNTVIIFCADNGTSGYGKGSHDRQKGVHVPLIIFAPGMAKHGRQDVLVNLSDLLPTIADLTCATLPANYVHNGESLVPFLFTDKPRHRQWIYGYSRQRQIIRGDLVMRDGNGKWWDVAEEPADLISYNQITNWDDVSQQHRDERDKLNTVLPQFDMFDTEPDAPGVRRSEKLGDLKASGSVKKGATNRATGSQMASPAAGDVGSQQWRAVFEDDYDNRNKIGKDYTTARGHEDSWSVINGVLVGKQTKADHGAVIRTQLDFDDIDIQFDFRFSGGKSFNFVIDDENEKSVHAGHICRVSVFPKSLRIGDDKTGSMNLDVRKQRQDKNLSASDAEALQRLLERTAASAKISIHPEQWHTLRIRIRSDVMKAFLDEALVTSLRSPGFDHPTKTKFGFTVNGRSIDFDNLVVKRLETMDGR; this comes from the coding sequence ATGTCAGGCCGAAATGCTGTATCGCAACCTGTGTTACTTGCCTTGCTAAACTTTGACGCGAGGGCGATGCCATCGGACAGCCCCGATTCCGAACACTTTGAAAAAATGACGACGCAAATGAGAGCGTTTCTGATCGTTGCTTGCGTACTGTGCCTGTCGGCCGCGCACGCGAATGCTGAACAGCAAGAACCGAAGTCGAAGCCCAACATCATCATCGTCTTTGCCGACGACATCAGCGCTCGAGAATTTCCGATCTACGGATCGTCGGTCTGGACGAAAGAGAAGGGTGTGGACACATCGGATCGGGCGTTTCGAGCCGCAACACCGGTGCTGGATCAAATGGCCCAGGAAGGATGCTGGATCAAGACGGCATGGGCGTCGGTCGTCTGTTCGCCCAGTCGTGCGATGATGATGACCGGACGATATGCCCACCTGCATAAATGGTGGCAGAATTCCTACAAGGGACGATACATCGACGAAAACGGAAAGGAAACCACGTGGCCGCTTTACATGAGTTCGCCGCTGCAGATTGGACACGTCGCTCAACGCGCAGGGTACGGAACTTACTGGGCTGGCAAAACTCAGATGGCCGGAGACCTTCGCGAGTATGGTTTTGATCAAGGCTGCTTCACACCCGGTAGCCTAGCTGACAAAGACAACCCCTACACCGACTTCAAGCTGGTCCAGAGAGTTGTCGACGGTGAAAAACTGATCTTCAACGCGGACACCGGCAAACCGATTGACACGTACCTTCAACATGGTTGGTACTTTTACCCGCACGTCCGGTTGATGAATCACGACGACCAGGAATTTCAGTGGTGGCCAAACACCGATGAGTCCAGGGAGGCGTTCGGTCCCGGCACCTACGGCCCCGACGTCGAACTGGATTTCATCTTTGACTTCATGGACCGCCAGCATTCCAAGGGGCAACCGTTCTTCGTCTATCACACCACGCACCTGGGTCACGGTGCGTTCGATTGGCTGAACCCCACCAACGGCCAATGCTGGCCGGGGACTCCCGTCGTCCAGTGGGACGGTGACAAATACACGCGGACCGAACCTCGAATTACCGGCGACGACGGCGTTTATGACACCCACGGAACGGTCACAGAAACGGGGATCCAGTCGCACATTGAATACCTGGACTATCAGATGTGGCTGTACCGCAACCGATTGCGGGAAATGGGGATCGCCGACAACACCGTGATTATCTTTTGCGCCGACAATGGAACTTCCGGATATGGAAAGGGCAGCCATGATCGTCAGAAGGGCGTCCATGTGCCGCTGATCATTTTTGCACCGGGAATGGCGAAACACGGCCGGCAAGATGTCCTGGTCAACCTGTCCGACCTGCTACCGACGATCGCTGATTTGACGTGTGCAACGCTCCCCGCAAATTACGTGCACAACGGCGAAAGCCTCGTTCCGTTTTTATTCACGGACAAGCCGAGACATCGTCAGTGGATCTACGGATACAGTCGCCAGCGACAGATCATTCGTGGCGATCTTGTGATGCGAGACGGCAACGGCAAGTGGTGGGATGTCGCCGAAGAACCCGCGGATTTGATCAGTTACAACCAGATCACTAACTGGGACGACGTTTCACAACAGCATCGCGATGAACGCGACAAGTTGAACACCGTCCTTCCCCAGTTCGATATGTTCGATACCGAACCCGATGCGCCAGGAGTCCGCCGTTCGGAGAAACTCGGTGACCTCAAAGCATCGGGCTCGGTGAAGAAGGGTGCAACGAACCGAGCGACAGGCTCGCAGATGGCATCACCCGCGGCTGGCGACGTTGGTTCACAACAATGGAGGGCCGTTTTTGAAGACGACTACGACAACCGAAACAAAATTGGCAAGGATTACACGACGGCACGGGGCCACGAGGATTCTTGGTCGGTCATCAACGGCGTGCTAGTTGGAAAACAGACCAAGGCGGATCACGGTGCGGTCATCCGGACACAGCTTGATTTTGACGACATCGATATCCAGTTCGATTTTCGGTTCAGCGGCGGGAAGAGTTTCAACTTTGTGATCGATGACGAGAACGAGAAATCCGTTCATGCCGGACACATCTGTCGCGTTTCTGTTTTTCCGAAGTCACTAAGGATTGGTGACGACAAAACGGGCAGCATGAATCTGGACGTCCGCAAGCAACGCCAAGACAAGAATCTATCGGCTTCTGATGCCGAGGCACTGCAGAGGCTACTGGAACGCACAGCTGCGTCCGCAAAGATCAGCATTCACCCCGAACAATGGCACACGCTGCGAATTCGAATCCGCAGTGACGTCATGAAAGCGTTTCTTGATGAGGCATTGGTCACAAGTCTGCGATCACCGGGTTTCGACCATCCGACCAAAACCAAGTTCGGCTTCACGGTGAACGGACGGTCCATTGATTTTGACAACCTGGTTGTGAAAAGACTCGAAACGATGGACGGACGCTGA